In the Castanea sativa chloroplast, complete genome genome, ACCTCTTTCTTCCATATTTTGGACCTTAGTTCCGTGGAACAATATACTTACTACTGCTGAAACACGGAAGAATTGAAATCTTAGATCAAAACATTATGTATGGATGATATGAACTGCCTAAACAAGAATTCTTGAACAGCGAACAACCAGAGCTAGTACTCACTACATCAAAAAATTTCCATTAATGAAAGATGTAAATCCATTGGAAAATAAAAAATACGCATGTCGGATGAAAGTTGCTATCTGTTACAATAACGAATCATTGGTTTAATAGACCTTTCTCTTAGTTTCTCAGGTCGACGGATCTTCTCAATTGAAAGATCGCCTATATGGATAATACACATTCCAGTTGACCGCGAGCCTAATTCTAATTTCTAATTGTTTTGTTCCGAAGCAAGATATCCACGGGGCGGTTTGTCCTATTCAGATATTCACGACCAAGAAGTACTGGATTCTCTTTCGGATAGGCCCTGAAAGGAGAAGGAAGTCTGGAATGCCAACAGGCGCCTCTTATTGAATTGCTCATTCAGTGAGTATTCTCAATATTATGCCTTGAAGAGGACTCGAACCTCCACGCTCTTTAGCACGAGATTTTGAGTCTCGCGTGTCTACCATTTCACCACCAAGGCATCTTGAAGGTGACTCGTATTCCATGAATATGATATCTATCTAGTGTGATGTATGGAATATATGACAAGGGTATTTCTATTGATTGGTCATGTCATATAGGCTCGAGTCGGGCATCCAATTGCTTCGATTTGAATTATCCGGAGGATGCCTTATATCAAAAAGATAGACAATCAAACCTATTTATCGATTCAATAGAAGCCCAAAGAGATGAATAGGGTCCCAAATAACGAGAGAGATGTAAAAAGCAGGTCCGATTACGCCTATTCCTAATCCTAAATGGAATGTAACGACGTAGGGATCCATATGTAAACATAGTATCTATTTAGATACGCTCGAATAACCCCTTCTCATAATTCGAATGTATATAACCTAACCCTATTCCGGTCTGTCCCGGTATGGAATGAACTTATAATCTATAATCTGATGATCGAGTCGATTCCATGATTATAAGTTCATAACCCTAGCCCATTCCCATTTTGGGCGGAACGGATCTACTAATATTCCAGTTAGGTTAAGAGGGATCTTGAACTAAGAAATAGATTCTAGAAGCTAAAAAAGGGTATCCTGAGCAATTTCAATAATCGGGTTCATTGATATTCCTGGTATAGTAGATGCTATCACACATATAATCATACTCAATTCGATGGAATTGTTTGATCTTAAAGGGGATCTTCTATAATTTCGCACGTGAGGGGTTATTTCTTGGTTTCTTCCAGTCATTAATAACTTGATTATCTTTAGATAATAGTAGATAGAAACAACGCTCGTAAGGAGTCCTATTGAAACCAAGAAATATAGACCTGCCTGCCATCCACACCAGAATAAATGAAGTTTTCCGAAAAAACCTGCTAGTGGAGGAAGACCTCCTAAGGATAAGAGACATAGGGCGAAAGAGAGAGCCAAAAAAGGATCTTTCGTGTATAATCCTGCATAATCTCGAATGTTCTCAGTTCCGGTACGTAGACCAAATAATACAATGCAAGCAAAAGTTCCTAGATTCATGGAGATATAGAACAGCATATAAGTTATCATGCTTGCATATCCACCATTTGAGTCTCCAACAATTATTCCAATAATTACATATCCGATTTGACCTATGGACGAATACGCAAGCATACGTTTCATGCTTGTTTGAGTAATAGCAATGAGATTCCCCAATATCATGCTAAGAATAGCTAGGATTTCCAGAAGAAGATGCCATTCGTTTGATGATAAATAAAAAGGAATATCGAAAATTCGAGTGGCTGAAGCTGAAGCAGCTACTTTCGAAGTAACAGAAAGAAAAGCAACGACTGGAGTGGGAGAGTCAGAGTCGAAAAGAGGATTCCTCACTTTTTTCTCTCATTCAAAACCGTGCATGAGACTTTCATCTCGCACGGCTCCTAAGTTATAAAAGAAAGAAGAACTCGTCTTCTTTCCTTTTTTGATTACCTTCCTCGCGTATGTATAAGATCGAATCCATTCGATTTCTAAAAAGGATTACTAATCCTTAACTTTTCGAGGAATCCTTTCTCAGTGGTTGTGAATGACCTATTTTTCTCAATCTTTTCGACCTTGGTTCCGTAGGAGCAAGTCAGAAAGATTGAGAAATAGAACCATCTGATTTGATTCGTTCTCAATAGCCATGAGATGATCATCTTAGGGTGATCCTTTTGTCGACGGATGCTCTATTACACTCGTAGTCTCTGAAGGATGAGAACCAACTATGTAGCATCTACATCGAGAATTCAAGTATTGTATACGTCATTGGTCCGATCCTTTGTAGGAACTACCCGTAATAACGAACTTGCAAAATGAATCTGTTTATCATAAAGAGATTCGTTGTTCCTGACCCTGCTTCACCTTAATTGTTATTTGAACAAGTAAAAGTTATGTCTTGGTCCGAGTGGGTATAGCATTTCTCTTCTACATGTCCATGGAGTTTTGAAAAATCCAAACATCTCAGAGATAGATAGAGAGGTAGGAATTTATCGAACGAACCGCACTCCTTCGTATACGTCAGGAGTCCATTGATGAGAAGGGGCTGGGGAAAGCTTGAACCCAATTCCGACAGTGATGAATATAAGCGCAATTGAAATTCCTGGGGAGTTATACATTTGTGTATTGATAAGACCACTCACTATTTCTTGAAGCTCGATCTCTCCCCCGGATGAACCATATAGCCAAGAGAAACCATGAACCAGAATAGAAGAGCTTGCCCCGCCCATGAGTAAATATTTCATAGTAGCCTCATTAGACCGTACATCTTTCTTGGTATATCCAGATAATAGATAGGAGCATAAACTGAAACATTCTGGAGCTACAAAGATAGTTATTAAATCGTTAGCACCGCATAAAAACATTCCTCCTAGAGTAGCTGTTAATACGAATAACAGAAACTCTGTTATAACCATTTCTGTACATTCAATGTACTCTACGGATAGAGGAATACATAAAGTTGAACATAGTAAAATAAGAAATTGAAAGATTTCGTTGAAATTGTTCCTTTGGAAATTTCCCGAAAAGCTAATCATAGGTTCTTCTCTCCATCGGAACAACAGGGCCGTTATGCTCATTACTAAACTTGTTGAAGAGATGAAATATAACCAAGGTATATCTTTTTGATCAGAGGTTGAATCGATCATCAGAAGAAGAATTAGGCCAAAAATTAGGATACATTCTGGGAAAATAAGACTTCCATCGAAGAGAAGCAAATGAAAGGCTTTCATAAAAATTCTCGTAGAATCGAGAATGAAGTTTTCATTCTGTACATGCCAGATCATGAATTAGTAACTGCATCCAATCTCCAAAAAAATCCCAATTGTTTCGAACTTTCTCTTTTTGGAATGGAATATTTACGGAATCCCCATGAATAGGATCAAACCTTATTCCATGGTATTTACATGGGATTCCTCTTTCTTATTCTTAATCATGTCCCCGAGAGGGCTTAGTTGATACATGATTTATGTTTCGTCTTTCGTTTCCTTTTCGTTTGTTTCGATAAATATATCGATCAATTCCGATTCTTTCTTTTTCTATTGATTCTTTTCCGATCGAGATGTATGGATCCATGGGTCTATGTGTCTATATAGATCCTGTTCATGGATTAACGAAAATGTGCAAAAGCTCTATTTGCCTCTGCCATTCTATGAGTCTCTTCCTTTTTACGTATGGCATCGCCACTCCCTTTGGCAGCATCCACTAATTCGGAACTTAACTTGAAAGCCATATTTCGACCCGGGCGTTTTCGGGATGCCCCTAATAACCAACGAATGGCAAGTGCTTTTCCTTGTGCGGATCCTATTTCAATGGGAACTTGATGAGTCGATCCGCCTACACGTCTTGCTTTTACTGCTATGTCGGGAGTTACTCCACGTATTGCTTGACGTAAAACAGATAGTGGATTTGTTTCTGTCTTTTGTTGAATCTTTTTCATAGCTCGATAGATAATTTGATAAGCCAATGATTTTTTTCCGTGTTTCAGAATACGGTTAACCAACATGTTAACTAATCGATTACGATAAATTGGATCGGATTTTGCAGTTTTTTCTTCTGCAGTACCTCGACGTGACATGAGCGTGAAAGGGGTTCAAGAATCCGTTTTCTTTTTATAAGGGCTAAAATCATTTATTTTGGCTTTTTGACCCCATATTGTAGGGTGGATCTCGAAAGATATGAAAGATCTCCCTCCAAGCCGTACATACGACTTTCATCGAATACGGCTTTCCGCAGAATCCTATATGTATCTATGAGATCGAGTATGGAATTCTGTTTACTCACTTTAAATTGAGTATCCGTTTCCCTCCCTTTCCTGCTAGGATTGGAAATCCTGTATTTTACATATCCATACGATTGAGTCCTTGGGTTTCCGAAATAGTATAAAAAGAAGTGCTTCGAATCATTGCTATTTGACTCGGACCTGTTCTAAAAAAGTCGAGGCATTTCGAATTGTTTGTTGACACGGACAAAGTCAAGGCAAACCTCTGAAATTATTTCAATATTGGACCTTGGACATATAATAGTTCCGAATCGAATCTCTTTAGAAAGAAGATCTTTTGTCTCATGGTAGCCTGCTCCTGTTCCCTTACGAAACTTTCGTTATTGAGTTAGCCATACACTTCACACGTTTCTAGCGATTCACATGGCATCATCAAATGATACAAGTCTTGGATAAGAATCTACAACGCACTAGAACGCCCTTGTTGACGATCCTTTACTCCGACAGCATCTAGGGTTCCTCGAACAATGTGATATCTCACACCGGGTAAATCCTTAACCCTTCCCCCTCTTACTAAGACTACAGAATGTTCTTGTAAATTATGGCCAATACCAGGTATATAAGCAGTGATTTCAAATCCAGAGGTTAAGCGTACTCTGGCAACTTTACGTAAGGCAGAGTTTGGTTTTTTGGGGGTGATAGTGGAAAAGTTGACAGATAAGTCACCCTTACTGCCACTCTACAGAACCGTACATGAGATTTTCACCTCATACGGCTCCTCGTTCAATTCTTTCGAAGTCGTTGGATCCTTTTCCTCGTTCGAGAATCTCCTCCCTTCTTCCACTCCGCCCCGAAGAGTAACTAGGACCGATTCAGTCACGTTTTCATTCATTTGGAATCTGGGCTCTTCTACTTCATTTTGATTTAATTATTTTTTTGATTCTTTTTTCTCTATCCCTATCCCGCAGGTACAGCGTTTGAATCAATAGAGAACCTTTTCTTCTGTATCTGTATGAATAGATATTATTCCATTCCAATTCCTTCCCGATACCTCCCAAGGAAAATCCCGAATTGGATCCCAAATTGACGGGTTAGTGTGAGCTTATCCATGCGGTTATGCACTCTTCGAATAGGAATTCATTTTCTGAAAGATCCTGGCTTTCGTGCTTTGGTGGGTCTCCGAGATCCTTTCGATGACCTATGTTGTGTTGAAGGTATATCTATATGATCCGATCGATTGCGTAAAGCCCGCGGTAGCAACGGAACCGGGGAAAGTATACAGAAAAGA is a window encoding:
- the rps7 gene encoding ribosomal protein S7 codes for the protein MSRRGTAEEKTAKSDPIYRNRLVNMLVNRILKHGKKSLAYQIIYRAMKKIQQKTETNPLSVLRQAIRGVTPDIAVKARRVGGSTHQVPIEIGSAQGKALAIRWLLGASRKRPGRNMAFKLSSELVDAAKGSGDAIRKKEETHRMAEANRAFAHFR
- the rps12 gene encoding ribosomal protein S12, producing MPTIKQLIRKTRQPIRNVTKSPALGGCPQRRGTCTRVYTITPKKPNSALRKVARVRLTSGFEITAYIPGIGHNLQEHSVVLVRGGRVKDLPGVRYHIVRGTLDAVGVKDRQQGRSKYGVKKPK
- the ndhB gene encoding NADH-plastoquinone oxidoreductase subunit 2 encodes the protein MIWHVQNENFILDSTRIFMKAFHLLLFDGSLIFPECILIFGLILLLMIDSTSDQKDIPWLYFISSTSLVMSITALLFRWREEPMISFSGNFQRNNFNEIFQFLILLCSTLCIPLSVEYIECTEMVITEFLLFVLTATLGGMFLCGANDLITIFVAPECFSLCSYLLSGYTKKDVRSNEATMKYLLMGGASSSILVHGFSWLYGSSGGEIELQEIVSGLINTQMYNSPGISIALIFITVGIGFKLSPAPSHQWTPDVYEGSPTPVVAFLSVTSKVAASASATRIFDIPFYLSSNEWHLLLEILAILSMILGNLIAITQTSMKRMLAYSSIGQIGYVIIGIIVGDSNGGYASMITYMLFYISMNLGTFACIVLFGLRTGTENIRDYAGLYTKDPFLALSFALCLLSLGGLPPLAGFFGKLHLFWCGWQAGLYFLVSIGLLTSVVSIYYYLKIIKLLMTGRNQEITPHVRNYRRSPLRSNNSIELSMIICVIASTIPGISMNPIIEIAQDTLF